ATTGTTGTTACCGGTGCGTCTGGCTTTGTCGGCCAAAGCTTGGTGCCGCTGCTGGCCAGGGCGGGAGCGGAATTGTTGCTGGTCGGACGCGACCCGGCACGGCTGACCGAGCTTTTCCCGAACTGTGAAAGCTGCGGTTATGATGGGTTCGAGCAGCGTGCGCAGGGTTGGGATCAACTGATCCATCTCGCCGTGGCAAACACCAACTCCGGCCTCGGTGCGGATGAATTCATGCGCGTCAACGTCGATTTTCTCATCGAAATTGCCGATAAAGCCCGCCGCGCCGGGATCAGCCGGCTGGTCAACGTGTCCTCAACACACGCGCTCGACGAGGCCAATCACGCTCCCTATGCGCTGAGCAAACGCGAGGCGGTCAACCGCCTGGCGACGATCAGCGGCATGACCGTCACCACCGTCTATCTGCCACTGGTCTATGGCGAGCGCTTTGCAAGGCTCAACCGATTGCCCCGCTGGCTGGCCCGGGGGCTGTTTGCCGTGGTCGCGGCATTGCGCCCTGTCGTGCATGTGGAACGGCTTGCCGAATTCATCCTGTCTGGCAGCGAAAGCGATCCGGAGAGCGATGTCATCCTGTCGGACAGCCAGCACGGGAATTACTTGTTTCACACAGCCAAGCGGGCGGTCGATCTTGGCGCAGCGCTGGGTATTCTGCTGCTGCTGTGGTGGGCGCTGGTGCTGATTTGGGCATATATCCGGCTTGATTCACCCGGACCCGGCGTGTTCGCCCAACTCCGCGTCGGCAAGAATGGCCGTGAATTTGTCTGCTACAAGTTCCGGACCATGAAGCTCGGTACCCGTCAGGCAGGCACGCATGAGGTTTCGGCCAGTGCGATTACGCCATTTGGGCGATTCCTCAGGGCCAGGAAGCTCGATGAATTGCCACAGATCTGGAATATCCTGCGCAATGAGATGAGTCTCATCGGCCCGCGTCCGTGCCTGCCGACGCAAACCGCATTGATCGCCGCTCGCAAGCGGCGCGGCGTGCTCGATCTCAAACCGGGCGTCAGCGGCCTTGCGCAGATCAATGGCATCGATATGAGCGATCCCGAGCGTCTGGCCAGATGGGATGCCAGATATCTGGCGTTGCAATCGTTACGGCTGGATCTTGCCATCGGAATGTCGACGCTGACCGGAAGGGGGCAGGGCGACAAGGTTGCTGAGTAAAACCGGTACAGCCGGGTGCCTGTGAATGCGAACCATCACAGCCCGTAAAGCGCGTGGAAGGCTGCCGACACCGATGCGTCATCGACAGGTTGCTGCCGGATGGCGGCGGCATTGGTAATTCCCAATGCGCGCACGTGCGCCGGATCTGCCAGGCAATCTCGAACCGCCGCCGTTATCGATTGCGGATCTTCCGGGTTGATCAGCCATCCATTGTCCGGTTGGCTGAGCACTTGGCGAATGACCGGTTGATCCGAGGCGATCAGGGCGCAGCCGCAGGCGGCAGCCTCAATCAGGATGCGCGGAAGCCCTTCCCTCAGGCGGGTCGGCAGGCAGGTCACGTCCGCTTGCTGCAGTGCCAGTACCATCTGTTCGGTTGAAAGTGCGCCGAGATAGGTGATGTCGCCACGGTCATGGGCTGCGCTGACTTCCGCCATGTCGAACCGGTCCGGATTGCCCGGCTCGGCATCGCCGGCAAGCAGGAACCGGGCATCACCGCCTTCGGCGCGGATGCACCTTGCCGTCTCAAGAAAGGTACCAACCCCTTTTGCCTTGAGCAGGCGTGAGGCGAAGAGAAAGGAGAGCTTTCCGGTGAGGGGCTCTGATGGAGGCGCATAGATGCCCATGTTGAGCCCCGCGCCGGCGATGACGCGGGTCTGCGCCGCGGTAAACACCCCCGCGTCGACAAGCACATCGCGATCTGATTGGTTTTCGAAGGTCGCCGAGCATTCAAGCAAGCGGCAACCGGCCCGCAGCACGGTAGCCACCGCCCGGCGCCTGAGACCGGTCATGAAGCCGGCGGCGGGCTCGAACACCTTGCCCAGTCCGGGAAACGTCAGAATCAGCCGCGGCGATTTTGTGCCGCGCAGGCGTCGCACCGCCAGGGCCAGGGTCATGAACAGGTTGGGTTTGACGGTAATGCAATGCACTACATCGGGCTGCATGTCGGCGACAATGCGGGCATAGCGCGCCGTCAGCCGCGCGTCGGATACGAGGTTCAGACTATGCCGAGTGAGCGTGACCGGGATGAAATCCACGCCCTCCGGAAGCTGACCGGCAGATTTGCTGCTGCCGCCGGTGCAAAGGCTGAGCTGATGGCCACGTGCCAGCAACGGCCCGAGCAGGTTGGTCCGGTGTGCGAGAAAATAGTCGAGGTCGTTGCACACAAACAGGATTTTCATGTGCGGTCATCCGTCCGGACATCGATGGCGCCCGAATCTGCGGTGCTTGGCACCGGGGCGTGGCGGTTAGTGGGGTCGATGTGAATGACGTGATCCTCTGCGTCCCGCTCCATGTGCCAGCACTCCGCGCGGAGGACCATTTGCTAGCGAGCTGGTTCCTGGTGCGCAACTGGACGGGCAGTGCGTTGCCTCCGGGAACCTCCCCGGGCGCATACCCGGCCCAGGTGGCCGATGTGTTGTTCGCGTCCAATGCGCATGCCGAACCAGCCGCGCAGCCTGCGTTTTCGTATCCGCAACGGCATGTCAGTGCAATAGAGCCATTCGGCCATTGTCTCGAAATTGGCGGAAGCTGTCATCTGCATCACCGGTCCGGCGTATGCCAGTCCGGTTCCGGCGTGCCGCGGCGGCGCAGGCGCAACAACAACCCGACCGTAACACCTGCGCCAATCGCGACAGTCAGGTCGGCGAGCACGGTGAGCGCCAGTGTCATCAGCAGCAGCAACATATCTGACCGGCGGCCCTTGAGCCGCTCGGCGAAATGTTGTGGCTCGGCCATGTTCCAGGCTGTCAGCACCAGCACCGCGGCCAGCGCTGGCAAGGCCAGCAGCCCGGCGAGCGGTGCCGCCAGCACCATGAACGCCAGCAGGAAAAGTGCGTGCGCGATACCGGCAACCGGCGTCTTGGCACCGGCGCGGATACTGGTAGCGGTACGGGCGATGGCACCGGTGGCAGGCAACCCCGCAAACAGCGCCGACACGCAATTGGCCGCGCCCTGCGCCACGATCTCGGTGTTGGAGCGATGCGCGGTTCCAGCCATCCTGTCGGCGACCAGCGCCGAAAGCAGCGATTCGATACCGGCCAGGAAGGCGATGATCAGCGCCGAGGGTAACAGTTCGACAATCCGGTCGAGACTGACCGTGGGCAGGCCCGGCATGGGAAAATGCGACTGGATCGCGCCAAAACGACCGGCAATCGTCTCGACGTCGAGCCCGAATATTGCCACCGCACCCGATGTCAGCGCTACCGCGACGACTAGACCCGGCAATTTCGGCGCCGCCCGCCTGAAGGCCACGATCAGTACCAGCGTCACAAGCCCGACCAGCGCGCTCTGGAGTGAAAACGTATCCCTGATCTGCCACAATACTTCGAGTTTGGGCAGAAAGTCGGCGGGCATCTTCGTATCCGCGCTTAAACCGAGGAAATCGGCGATCTGGCTGGTGGCGATGATCACCGCGATGCCGATGGTAAAACCATTGATGACGGGTTCGGGTACATGCCGGATCAGTAGGCCGGCACGGAGCACGCCGGCGATGATCAGGATCAGCCCTGCCATGAAGGTTGCCAGTACCAGACCGTCATAGCCGTGCTCGGCAATCACTGAATAGACAACAACGATGAAGGCGCCGGTCGGACCGCCGATCTGCACCCGACTTCCCCCGAGCAGTGAAATCACCAACCCGCCGATGATCGCCGTGATAATGCCGGCGCCGGGGTTGGCGCCCGAGGCAATGGCAATCGCCATCGCCAGCGGCAGCGCCACCATTGCCACGGTAAGGCCCGCCCCCAGGTCGGCCATGAAGGTGGGCATGTTGTAGCCACGGAGCGTGGTCAGCAGCTTGGGGCTGAAAATATGATTGCGTCCATCGTCCTCGGGTGGAACGTTGGTGTTCTGTGTCATGGGGGACCCTCTTGCAGGAGCGCCACTTTCAAACTTTGACTACATACTTGTCAATTCCCCTGCGAAGGAATTTCTTCCGCGCTGGTGCTGATGCTCGTTTCGGCCGCAGCTGCCGGTTTTGCCGCCCCCCATTCGATGCGCTTGTAGTCGAAACCATATTCCAGCGTCGGCTTGACCACCCGGAAATAGGGGGAGAGATCGAAATCTCGCGGCGCATACAGCGAGTGATGACGGATGTGGAGAATTTCCCGACGGGAGAAATCCGATTCGGCATGCGGCCGCCCCGGCGCCAGCGTGACTTCGGGCAGGATCGGGTACCGGATCTCCTGAAAGGCTTGAGCGATCATCGATGAACAGATCGCCCGTGTCGGGTCACCGGAGCCGAAAGCCAGCATCCGCCGGCGCCAGCGCACAGGCACCGGCGGGGTCGGGAGGAAATAGCGCAGCAGGTCGAAGATGTGTTTCATGTCGTAACGCACGCCAAGCCGCTCGACCATGTAGGAAACGATCGCTGCGCGGTCTTCCGGCGTCAGCCCCACCGGCCGGCAGATCCGGGTGTTGAAACGGGTGTATTTCGACAACGGAACTGCGACACACCCCTCACCGAGATTGACTTCGATGAGTTGCTGCGCTTCGTTCCCGTCCTCATCCGGTGCAAGCACGTCGCCGATATAAAGCGCAGCATGCGACCACGTCGACTGGGTCAGGTATTTGATCGCAGCAGAGATCTTCTGATTGCCTTCCACCAGCAGTACGTCACCCGGTTCAAGCGTCCGCGACAGGGTTGCCGGATCAGACGGTGTGTAGGGCTCGTATCCCTCATTGGTCGATTGCAGTTGCCGCGCCAGGAAGCGTCCGAGCCGGTCTGCCATCGTGTCAGTCATTTGCCGTGCTTCAGTCATGGTGCAACACTTGGCCCGGTCGTCGATCGGGATCAACCCGGCAGTGGTCAACTTTCCGTTTATCCCAGCTTGAAAACCGGTTCGGGTTTCCATAATTTAGAACAATTCTAATAAAAGGAATCGTCATGCTGTCCCGTATCATCGGCTTCAACCGACGCCCCTTCAGTTCGCTGAGCGAGCAGGAAATTCTAGGACTGGCAATTTCCTCGGAAGAGGATGATGCGCGGATCTATCTCGCCTATGCGGATCATCTGCGCGATGATTATCCGCAATCGGCAAAGGTATTTGAGGAGATGGCGGCGGAGGAGGGCGAGCACCGGGCCCGCTTGATCGAGCAGCACAAGACGCGATTCGGCGAGCGCATTCCGCTGATCCGCCGCGAACATGTGCGCGGCTATTATGAACGCAAGCCTGACTGGCTGGTGAAAAACCAGTCCGTCGACAAGGTTCGTCAAACGGCCGAAGACATGGAAGCCCAGGCCCACAACTTCTACCTCGCTGCGGCCCGCCGCACGGCCGACGCCGACACCCGCAAATTGCTCGGCGATCTCGCCTTGGCCGAAAAAGCCATCAATCGCTGGCCCGCCGGCTCGGCCTTGAACACACGCCCCAGGACGTCAAAGCCGAAGAGGAGGCGACCTCGCGCCGCAAGTTCATACTGACCTATGTCCAGCCCGGTCTGGCGGGGTTGATGGATGGATCGGTGTCCACACTGGCGCCGATCTTTGCCACGGCGTTCGCCACCGGGGATACCTGGACCACGTTTCTGGTTGGCTTTTCGGCGTCGGTCGGTGCCGGTATTTCCATGGGCTTTACCGAAGCCGCCCATGATGACGGTGTCATCTCCGGCCGTGGCTCGCCGCTCAAGCGTGGTCTGGCCTCTGGCATCATGACGGCAATCGGCGGTCTTGGTCACGCGCTTCCCTATCTGATCCCGGATTTTACTGTCGCCACCACGGTGGCCATTGCGGTCGTGTTCGTCGAACTCTGGGCCATCGCCTGGATTCAGAACCACTGGATGGATACACCCTGGAGCCGGGCGATCTTTCAGGTGGTGCTGGGCGGGGCGCTGGTGTTTGCCGCAGGCCTGCTGATCGGCAATGCATAAGGTAACGATAGTCGGCTTATGGACCCGAGTTGAGGCGCGTCTGAGCACAAAAAAAGCAGGAGGGATAGAGACGGGGTTGCGAGGTCTGGTTCCATTCATGCTATTGCTAAGCACGTCTTCTTGGACGTATGTGCACGCATAGGTAATAGTATCCCATCCGACAAACGCCCCGGACGGTGAAAGTGTAGTAATGTTACGAGTTCTGATTGCGTGGGTGCTGGCCCGTGACCGCCGACTGAAACAATTCTCTCTGATGGCCGCGGACACACTCATCGTCGTCGTCGCGATCTGGATAGCCTATAGCGTCCGCCTAAATCGGTTCCACATTCCCAATTCAGCGCAGATGCTGCTGATCGTTGCCGGCCCGATCATAGCGCTGCCTGTGTTCTACAGTTTCGGGCTGTACCGCTCGCTGATTCGTTATGTCGGCGAAGCCGCAATCTGGTCTGCCTTCAAGGCCGTGGGACTGACGGCTTTGTTGTGGGGCCTGCTGGCGTTCATGATCCGCGCCTATGGTGTCGAAGGCGTACCGCGTTCGGTGCTGGTGCTGTTCTGGCTCTTCACCCTCATCATGGTCATATGCTCGCGGTTCCTGGCGCGCTGGTTCTTGCTGCTGGAGAGCAACAAGCAGGCTGCACGCCGGCACATCCTGATCGTCGGTGTGGGCGAAGCCGCGCGCCAGATCTCCGCCTCGCTGCAAAGCGACAATCCCTGGCTGTCGGTCATCCATGTTGCCGACGATCCGAATTTGCGAGGGCGGCTGATGGGCGGCAATGCGGTCTATCCGTCCGAAGATGTTCCCGATCTTGTAAAGCGCTATGATATCAAGGATGCGATCGTAACGCTGCGTTCTGCCAGTCAGGTCCGCCGCGCCGAGGTCATCGAATCCTTGCGTAAACTTGAGGTCAAGGTTCGCATTCTGCCTGCTTTCGCAGACATCGCCTCCGGCAAACACATCGTCAGTATGGTGCGCGAAGTCGAAATCGGCGACCTTCTCGGTCGGGAGACGGTGACGCCAGACAGGGCGCTGATGGAAGCTAACACCAGGGACAAGGTGGTAATGATCACCGGCGCCGGCGGATCGATCGGATCGGAACTGTGCAGGCAAGCGGCGTCGCTCGGAACAGCAAAACTGGTTCTGCTGGAGAGCAGCGAGGTCGCCCTCTACAATATTTTGCGCGAACTCGAGCGTCAGGCCGATCTTGAATTCGTTCCGGTTCTCGGCTCGGTCACCGATCAGGCGCTTGTCTGCAGCGTCATCCGCGAGCATGGGGTGAACACGATATTTCATGCTGCTGCCTACAAGCACGTCCCGCTTGTCGAGGACAATCCGTTCCAGGGCGTCAAAAACAATGCGCTGGGAACACTGGCGGTCGCTACCGCAGCCTATGAGACCGACGTCGAGTTGTTGGTTCTGATTTCCACCGACAAGGCAGTCTTGCCCTCCAGCATCATGGGGGCGTCGAAACCGTTGGCCGAGCTCATCATTCAGGATTTTGCTGACAGGGCGAAGCGCGATAAGCCGGAAAAAACATTCTGTGCTGTCCGCTTCGGCAATGTCATAGGCTCCAGCGGTTCGGTGATTCCGCTTTTCCGCGAACAGATTCGAAACGGCGGCCCGGTCACCCTGACCCATGCAGAGGCCACTCGCTACTTCATGTCGATCTCCGAAGCAGCGGAATTGGTCATCCAGGCAGGCAGCATGGCCTGTTCGCGCGACAAGTCAGCGGCCGAAAACGGCAATATCTATCTTCTCGATATGGGAGCGCCGGTGCTGATCAAGGACCTGGCATTGAAGATGATTCGGCTTTCCAACCTCACCGTCAACAACGAGGCCAATCCCCAGGGCGACATCGCCATCAAGATAACCGGCTTGCGGCCTGGCGAGAAACTGCATGAAGTTCTGCTGACATCTATCGAGTCGCCGCATCAAACGGCACACCCGAAAATATCCGTGGCTGTCGAGCCGCCGCCCGATGGCCTTGTCTTCGAGACTCTGTATCGCGAGCTGAACGCGAGATCCGAGGGCCATGACCGCGACCAGCTCATAGAGTTGCTCACTAGAGTGACCGGTTTGTCGGCCTCGGAAAATGCCACCGAGGCTTGATCACAAAACCCGCGCGCTCCAGCTTTGCCCGGCGAGTAGGCGTGATCGGGACACGTCTGGGCCCCGGGGTGCCGTTTCCTGATGGCGGGTCGGGTTTCGTGTCAGTACGACTGGAGTGTTGATTTCTTGTGAGGCAAGTCAAATGTGGCAGGGTGTGTTTCCGGTGGTAACGGCAATGACTTCGGCTGATCAACGGCGGCAAAGAGTAAAGGCCGCGCGCCTCAGGCGGTTCAAATCATGAGCGAACGCTTGCGCCGTGTGGAGCCAATGACGCTGCTGATCGGTGTTTCCATGACCATCGGGTATGGCACGCTGTATTACCCATTCGCCATTCTCGGGCCCGAGATTGCCCGCGACATGGGCTGGAGCAACAGCCTTGTGTTCGGCGTGTTTTCCGCCGCTCTTCTGACCAGCGCGGTGACCGCTTCCTTCGTTGGCCGGGCGATGGACCGGTTCGGCGCGCGCCCTGTAATGGTGCTGGGGTCGGTGCTGGCCGGTGCGACCTTGCTTAATCTGTCGCTGGTGCAGTCGGTGGTGGGGTTTGCCATCGCCATGCCGCTAATCGAAGTCGCTGCCCGGATGATCCAATATGAGACCGGCTTTGCCGCTCTCATTGCCATTCATGGTCGCCAGGCCCGCCGTCCGATCGCCCATGTTACCCTGGTGGCGGGCTTTGCTTCCACCGTATTCTGGCCGCTGATTCACTGGCTGCTGGGTTTCATGGATTGGCGCGGCGTCTGCCTGGTTCTGGCGGCGGTCAATCTCATGGTGGCATTGCCGATTCATCTGATGGTGCCACGCGGCCCGCGTCTGCCCGCTGGCCAGCCAGCGCCACAGTTGGTAGCGCGCGAACCGGGCCTGCTGCTGCCGGGCAATCGCCGCCCCTCCTTTGTGTTGATGTCGATAGCCTTCGCCGGGGGCAGTTTCCTGATGTCGGCGGTCCACACGTCGTTTTTCGTCATTCTTGACCAGCTCGGTCGTGAAGTGGCGCTGGCGGCGCTCGCCGGTGCGATCATCGGGCCGATGCAGGTAATGGCCCGGTTGATCGAGATGTTGACTGGCGAGCGGGTTGCCTCGTCGGTGGTCGGAGTGATCTCGAGTTCGATGCTGCTGTTTGGCATCTGCCTGCTGATTTTGGCGCTGTGGATCAATGGCCCCATCATTGTGATTGCCTTCGCCGCCAGTTTCGGGGTCGGTCAGGGGCTCAGCTTCATCGCCCGTGCGATCCTGCCGGCGCGGCTGTTTGGCACCGACGGTTACGGTACGGTGACCGGCAAGCTCGCAACCGTCCGGCTTTTTGCCATGGCGGGAGCACCGGTGTGCACGGCACTGGCCATCGCCCATGCCGGGATTGCCGCTACATTGCTGCTGCTTTCGCTGGTTGCCGTCATGACGGTCGCTGCGTCCTGGGGCCTGCTCCGGATCGAATCGAAGGCGGCGGCGGGTCATTCCATCGTCCCAACGGCTGCCTGACGCGCAAGGTGGTCTCGACCCGATCATGCTGCCGGCGTCAATGCCACGTCAGCAAGGCCGGATCGGGCAGATTGAGTAATGACGGGAACTGTTTAGCGCAGCGCGCCGACCAGTACGTCAGGTGCGTTCTCGATGGTCACCCAGCGGCCGGAATTGTTGGAGGCTTGACGCTTAAGATAGCGGTAGGGCGTATCGTGCCAGTTCTTGACCCGGTCCTCGAGATTGTCGAGCACGAAGTCGCCTTCCGAGGTTCTGAGCGTCAGCACCGCATGGCCTTCGCCATCGGGCTTGCGAACCACCGTGATCAGCAGGTCGGCCGCCGAAAAGCCGCGCTCCATCAGCATGTAGCGCTTGAGCAGCACATAGTCTTCGCAATCCCCGGCAATATCGGGATAGGCCCAGACCTCTTCCTTGCCGAACAATTCCAGATCGGTCTTAGGCATCACTGAGAAATTGACCGCGCGGTTGATCTCCTTGACCACTTCCCATCCATAATCGGTGACCTTCGGGGCAGCACCTGATCCCTTGACCGGCTTGCACTCGGAAGCATGCAGCTTGCAGAATTCGTAATGCCCGATTGGTTGCGATGTCACCCGGCCTGTCTGCATCGACAGATTGGACGCGAAGCCTCCAGCCGGAAAGGCAAGCAATGCCGCCGAGGCAAACAATACCGCCCTGATTTTACCCGGTCCGCACAACATTGCCGGTCTACTCCACACTGTCCAACTTCGTTAACAAAGAGTTAAGAACGGTTGGAGCAAGGAGTCAATTACGCAACGCCTGCCATCTCGCTATATGGTTACCGGTGGAGGGAGACCGGATGTACTGCGCCAAAGCAGCCGACAGGAACCGGGCCGTCCGCTCAGTCAGGTCTGTGGCGCGATCCCGTCGGTGGCGGCCAGAATCCGGGCGATGTCTTCGTCACGCGACAACCGGTGATCGCCGTCGCGGATGAATGTCAGTGTCACATTGTCCGACGGCAGATGCTCCACCAGCTTCAGCGCATGCCGCCATGGAACATCCGGGTCGGCCATGCCCTGGATGATGTGCACCGGCGCGCCGGTCTCGATCAAACCGTCGAGCACCCGGTTCTTGCGCCCATCCTCGAACAGTTCCCGGGTGAAGATGTTGGGATCGGGACCATAGGGCGTCGGCTCTTCATAATAACCGTCGCGCTCAAGCGCCTGGCGTTGCGCCTCGGTCAGTTCCGGCTCCATAAGTTCCAGCGTGAAATCCGGCGCCGGCGCGATCAGCACCAACCCCGCCACACGGTGTCGGTCCTCGCGTTTGGCAAGTTCCTGAACCATTCTGAGCGCGATCCAGCCGCCCATCGACGAGCCGACCAGGATCTGCGGACCTGAGCTGAGTTGGTCGAACGCAGCCAGACTCTCTTCCAGCCAGCGCGAAATCGTGCCTTTTCGCAAGCTGCCGCCGGAGGCGCCGTGGCCGGAATAGTCAAAGCGCAGGCAGGCGCGCCCTTGCTGTCCGGCATGAACGCACAGTGCCTCCGCCTTCGAGCCGGACATGTCCGAGCGGTAACCGCCGAGCCAGACGAAACCGGGCAATCCGGCGCCAGCAGCGGTAGCCTCGCGTGTCAGCGCGGCGATCGTCCGGGCTTCTCCGCCCGTGCCCACGCTCAGTTCTTTTCTACTGGTTTCGGTCATATCCGCCATGCTCCCATGTCTCGATCTGGCACCCTTTTACAAGATTCGCCGCCGCGCGAACTTCCCCGTGGTGATTTTTTCGCAAAGCCGTGCTATTGACACCGGCCTGCCGATCACGACATTGCGCGCGAGAACAAACTGCTTGCGTCCGCGATCAGCGGAACCCGACGAGTTAATCAGGAGACCAAAGCCATTCGCAGACCTTTTAGAGCGCCGCCCACAACCAACGATGGCCCCCGCGCTAACCAGAATATCCGGACCCCAACGGTCCAGCTCATTGATTCCGAAGGCCAGAATCATGGTGTCGTGCCGACCGAACAGGCGTTGGCCATGGCTGAAGAGGTTGGCCTCGACCTTGTCGAGATCAACTCCGCTGGCGATGTGCCTGTGTGCAAGATCGTTGACCTCGGCAAGCTGAAATACGCGTCACAGAAAAAAGCCTCTGAAGCGCGCAAGAAGCAGAAGACCGTTGAGGTCAAGGAAATCAAGATGCGTCCCAACATCGACACACATGATTATGATGTGAAGATGCGCGCCATGAACCGCTTCTTTGACGAGGGTGACAAGGTCAAGGTCACGCTGCGTTTCCGCGGTCGCGAAATGGCGCATATGGAACTGGGCATGAAATTGCTCCAGAAGGTCAAGGACGACACGATCGAAATCGCCAAGGTCGAAGCTGAGCCCAAACTCGAAGGCCGGCAGATGATGATGGTGCTGGCGCCGAAATAACGCCGGCTCACGCGCAGATAAAGACCGGACCGGCTTGCGTCGGGACCGGTTTTTGCTTTTCTACGACCGAATTGGTCAAACCCCGTTGCTCTTTTTCACGGCGGGGGCTATAAGGCGCGCGTTCAAACCGGCCGGCAGGGCATGCCGAGGCGGTTTCCAACGCTTGATGCATTTGGGGTCTTCTTCCTTGTGCATCTCACCCAACAAGAAATGACATTGTGGTGTCCACGTGACGTCCGCAGGTCTGATAAGGAGTAGCGAAATGCCCAAGATGAAGACGAAATCGTCTGCCAAGAAGCGGTTCAAGATCACTGCAAGCGGCAAGGTTATGGCTGCAGCCG
This DNA window, taken from Hoeflea algicola, encodes the following:
- a CDS encoding polysaccharide biosynthesis protein, translating into MAADTLIVVVAIWIAYSVRLNRFHIPNSAQMLLIVAGPIIALPVFYSFGLYRSLIRYVGEAAIWSAFKAVGLTALLWGLLAFMIRAYGVEGVPRSVLVLFWLFTLIMVICSRFLARWFLLLESNKQAARRHILIVGVGEAARQISASLQSDNPWLSVIHVADDPNLRGRLMGGNAVYPSEDVPDLVKRYDIKDAIVTLRSASQVRRAEVIESLRKLEVKVRILPAFADIASGKHIVSMVREVEIGDLLGRETVTPDRALMEANTRDKVVMITGAGGSIGSELCRQAASLGTAKLVLLESSEVALYNILRELERQADLEFVPVLGSVTDQALVCSVIREHGVNTIFHAAAYKHVPLVEDNPFQGVKNNALGTLAVATAAYETDVELLVLISTDKAVLPSSIMGASKPLAELIIQDFADRAKRDKPEKTFCAVRFGNVIGSSGSVIPLFREQIRNGGPVTLTHAEATRYFMSISEAAELVIQAGSMACSRDKSAAENGNIYLLDMGAPVLIKDLALKMIRLSNLTVNNEANPQGDIAIKITGLRPGEKLHEVLLTSIESPHQTAHPKISVAVEPPPDGLVFETLYRELNARSEGHDRDQLIELLTRVTGLSASENATEA
- a CDS encoding sugar transferase, whose product is MKIVVTGASGFVGQSLVPLLARAGAELLLVGRDPARLTELFPNCESCGYDGFEQRAQGWDQLIHLAVANTNSGLGADEFMRVNVDFLIEIADKARRAGISRLVNVSSTHALDEANHAPYALSKREAVNRLATISGMTVTTVYLPLVYGERFARLNRLPRWLARGLFAVVAALRPVVHVERLAEFILSGSESDPESDVILSDSQHGNYLFHTAKRAVDLGAALGILLLLWWALVLIWAYIRLDSPGPGVFAQLRVGKNGREFVCYKFRTMKLGTRQAGTHEVSASAITPFGRFLRARKLDELPQIWNILRNEMSLIGPRPCLPTQTALIAARKRRGVLDLKPGVSGLAQINGIDMSDPERLARWDARYLALQSLRLDLAIGMSTLTGRGQGDKVAE
- the infC gene encoding translation initiation factor IF-3, whose amino-acid sequence is MRRPFRAPPTTNDGPRANQNIRTPTVQLIDSEGQNHGVVPTEQALAMAEEVGLDLVEINSAGDVPVCKIVDLGKLKYASQKKASEARKKQKTVEVKEIKMRPNIDTHDYDVKMRAMNRFFDEGDKVKVTLRFRGREMAHMELGMKLLQKVKDDTIEIAKVEAEPKLEGRQMMMVLAPK
- a CDS encoding YiiX/YebB-like N1pC/P60 family cysteine hydrolase; the encoded protein is MTDTMADRLGRFLARQLQSTNEGYEPYTPSDPATLSRTLEPGDVLLVEGNQKISAAIKYLTQSTWSHAALYIGDVLAPDEDGNEAQQLIEVNLGEGCVAVPLSKYTRFNTRICRPVGLTPEDRAAIVSYMVERLGVRYDMKHIFDLLRYFLPTPPVPVRWRRRMLAFGSGDPTRAICSSMIAQAFQEIRYPILPEVTLAPGRPHAESDFSRREILHIRHHSLYAPRDFDLSPYFRVVKPTLEYGFDYKRIEWGAAKPAAAAETSISTSAEEIPSQGN
- a CDS encoding glycosyltransferase; the protein is MKILFVCNDLDYFLAHRTNLLGPLLARGHQLSLCTGGSSKSAGQLPEGVDFIPVTLTRHSLNLVSDARLTARYARIVADMQPDVVHCITVKPNLFMTLALAVRRLRGTKSPRLILTFPGLGKVFEPAAGFMTGLRRRAVATVLRAGCRLLECSATFENQSDRDVLVDAGVFTAAQTRVIAGAGLNMGIYAPPSEPLTGKLSFLFASRLLKAKGVGTFLETARCIRAEGGDARFLLAGDAEPGNPDRFDMAEVSAAHDRGDITYLGALSTEQMVLALQQADVTCLPTRLREGLPRILIEAAACGCALIASDQPVIRQVLSQPDNGWLINPEDPQSITAAVRDCLADPAHVRALGITNAAAIRQQPVDDASVSAAFHALYGL
- a CDS encoding alpha/beta hydrolase, which translates into the protein MTETSRKELSVGTGGEARTIAALTREATAAGAGLPGFVWLGGYRSDMSGSKAEALCVHAGQQGRACLRFDYSGHGASGGSLRKGTISRWLEESLAAFDQLSSGPQILVGSSMGGWIALRMVQELAKREDRHRVAGLVLIAPAPDFTLELMEPELTEAQRQALERDGYYEEPTPYGPDPNIFTRELFEDGRKNRVLDGLIETGAPVHIIQGMADPDVPWRHALKLVEHLPSDNVTLTFIRDGDHRLSRDEDIARILAATDGIAPQT
- a CDS encoding MFS transporter gives rise to the protein MSERLRRVEPMTLLIGVSMTIGYGTLYYPFAILGPEIARDMGWSNSLVFGVFSAALLTSAVTASFVGRAMDRFGARPVMVLGSVLAGATLLNLSLVQSVVGFAIAMPLIEVAARMIQYETGFAALIAIHGRQARRPIAHVTLVAGFASTVFWPLIHWLLGFMDWRGVCLVLAAVNLMVALPIHLMVPRGPRLPAGQPAPQLVAREPGLLLPGNRRPSFVLMSIAFAGGSFLMSAVHTSFFVILDQLGREVALAALAGAIIGPMQVMARLIEMLTGERVASSVVGVISSSMLLFGICLLILALWINGPIIVIAFAASFGVGQGLSFIARAILPARLFGTDGYGTVTGKLATVRLFAMAGAPVCTALAIAHAGIAATLLLLSLVAVMTVAASWGLLRIESKAAAGHSIVPTAA
- a CDS encoding SulP family inorganic anion transporter, producing MTQNTNVPPEDDGRNHIFSPKLLTTLRGYNMPTFMADLGAGLTVAMVALPLAMAIAIASGANPGAGIITAIIGGLVISLLGGSRVQIGGPTGAFIVVVYSVIAEHGYDGLVLATFMAGLILIIAGVLRAGLLIRHVPEPVINGFTIGIAVIIATSQIADFLGLSADTKMPADFLPKLEVLWQIRDTFSLQSALVGLVTLVLIVAFRRAAPKLPGLVVAVALTSGAVAIFGLDVETIAGRFGAIQSHFPMPGLPTVSLDRIVELLPSALIIAFLAGIESLLSALVADRMAGTAHRSNTEIVAQGAANCVSALFAGLPATGAIARTATSIRAGAKTPVAGIAHALFLLAFMVLAAPLAGLLALPALAAVLVLTAWNMAEPQHFAERLKGRRSDMLLLLMTLALTVLADLTVAIGAGVTVGLLLRLRRRGTPEPDWHTPDR
- a CDS encoding transglutaminase-like cysteine peptidase, whose translation is MLCGPGKIRAVLFASAALLAFPAGGFASNLSMQTGRVTSQPIGHYEFCKLHASECKPVKGSGAAPKVTDYGWEVVKEINRAVNFSVMPKTDLELFGKEEVWAYPDIAGDCEDYVLLKRYMLMERGFSAADLLITVVRKPDGEGHAVLTLRTSEGDFVLDNLEDRVKNWHDTPYRYLKRQASNNSGRWVTIENAPDVLVGALR